The Deinococcus detaillensis DNA window CTCGCGCCTCAGTCCCGCTTCTTCCCGCGCCAAGCGTGCCCGCACCTGTGAGAGTTCATTGACGCTGAGGTAGGCCGTCACCGAGTAGCGCCCTTCGGGATCAGGGCCGTGCGAGCTGGCCGGAATCCCGCTGAGGGCCGCGCAAAGTGAAGCCAAAAACGCCGCTTGATACTCGCCCGAAGCTTTGAGGGTGCGCTCAGGCCGCACCAACTGAGCCGCCCGCAAAAAGCCCAAGTCCCGCGCCGAGTCGGCCAGCGTGGCACCGGGGCTGCGGGCCACTTCGCTTTCAGTCAGGTACTGGCCCGCCCGCGTCAGGGCTTCGGCAGTAATTTCGGCGTCGGCCTGCGTCTGCACCCAGCCATCGGCGCGGGAAGCCACCAAACGGCCTAAGTCCAAAAAGCGCAAGACCCGCTCGCGCTCGGCCACGCTGAGGCCCGGCAAATCGGCGAGGCGGGTCAGGGCGGCGTCTCGCTCGGCGGGCGAACCGTCAAGAGAGAGCAGCAAGGTGTCGGCCTCGCGCACCGACAGACTGTCCTCAGGGTCAAGGGTGGTCGGCAGGCCCGCTTCTAAGTCGCGCAGGGTGAGGTTTGAATTTTCCAGCACCCGCATCAGCGCTCCCCGCGCCTTACTTTTCTCGCCGCCCACCGCGCCGCGCCACAGCGCGAGGAGTTTGCGGGCACGCTCAATGCTGCGGAAATCGGGCTGGGTCACGCTCGCTATTCTAAGGGGCTGAGACAGCAATCAGATGGAGACAAGCGTCACCGAAAGCTTGCTGAAATCTTGGTCAAAGCTGGCCACACTCAGTCCTTCGGCGCGGGCCAATTCAGCCAAATAAGCGTCGGCGAAATCAACGTTGTGCTGGGCCATGCTGATTAAGGCGGCGCTGATGACAGGGCGCTGCTGGGTGGTTACGCTGCCGAGTTCCAAGACCTGTTGCAGCGCCCCACTGATCCGGACAAGCGGCAATTTATAAAATGATTTCAGCACCCAGACGCACTCTGCTAGCACCAAAGGCGTCAAGATTAATCTCAGTTCGCCGCGTTCGGCCCGCTCTAACAGCGCTCGGCTCCGCCCGGCCATCTCCGGCGGCTCGTTGGTCAGGTAACGGAGCACGATATTGGCGTCCAGTAAAACGCCTTCAAGAGGTTGCGAACTGCTCATTTTTGCTTTGAAAACTTTTCAGCGAGCGCCTCCGCCACTGCCTGACGCTCGGCTTCCTGACTTTGATACGGAATTTCGCTTTTCAGAATACCTTGTAGGGAAGCCGCTGTCGGCCGCCGAACCAAACGGGCCTCGAAGCCGTTGGAAACGACTTCAATCTGCAACTGATCGCCCTGCACCAACTTGAGAGCGGCGCGAATCTCGTGCGGTACGGTGATTTGTCCCTTGCTGGTCATGGTCGTCCTTGACATCTAATTGCCTCCTTACTCATCACTATAGTAAGGAGGCAATTAGAAGAAAGGAAGAATCGCCGTTTAAGGATGCAGCCGCTTAAGGGTACAGCCCTCTCAGCGCCCGCGCTTCCAGCACCCGCGTGCAGGCCACGATGTAGGCGGCGGTTCTCAGCGTGACGCCGTGCCGTTCGGCCACCGCCCACAGGCTGTTGAAAGCTTCAGCCATGATCCTATCCAGGCGGGCATTGATCTCGTCTTCCGTCCAGAAAAAGCTCGAAAAATCCTGGACCCATTCAAAATAACTGACCGTCACGCCGCCTGCGTTGGCCAGCACGTCCGGCACCAGGGTCACGCCGCGCCCGCGCAAAATGTCGTCGGCGGCGGGGGTGGTCGGGCCGTTCGCGCCTTCCACGATCACGCGGGCCTGAATCTGATCGGCGTTGTCGACAGTGATCTGCTTTTCCAGCGCGGCGGGAATGAGCACGTCGCACGGCACTTGCCAGAACTCGGCTTTGGTCAAGGCGTCACTGCCTTCAAAGTTCAGCACGCTGCCGGTGGCCTGAAGGTGAGCCTGCACCGCGTAGGGGTCTAAGCCGCCGGCGCTGAAAATGGTGCCGGAGACGTCTTGAATCGCCACGATTTTTGCGCCGTGATCTTGAAAGATGCGGGCGGCAGCGTAGCCCACGTTGCCGAAGCCCTGCACCGCGATTTTTGCGCCTTCTAGCGGCATGCCCAGCTTGATGAGCGCCTGAGCGCCCGTCACGAACACCCCGCGTCCGGTGGCGTCGGCGCGGCCCAGCGAGCCGCCGAGCTGCACCGGCTTGCCCGTCACGACGCCGGTGGCGGTGCGGCCCACATTCATCGAGTAGGTGTCCATCATCCACGCCATCGTCTGCGGATTGGTGTTGACGTCGGGGGCGGGGATGTCTTTGTCTGGCCCGATCACGAGGCCGATTTCGGTGGTGTAGCGCCGGGTCAGTCTCTCGAGTTCGCCCTGCGAGTAGTTGCGCGGGTCAATCCGGATACCGCCCTTGCCGCCGCCGTAAGGCAAATTTACCGCCGCGTTCTTGACGGTCATCCACGCGCTGAGCGCCATCACTTCGCTCAGGGTCACGTCTTGGTGAAAGCGGACGCCGCCTTTGGCCGGGCCGCGCGAGGTGTTGTGCTGCACCCGGTAACCTTCAAAATGCGCCACCGTGCCGTCGTCCAGGTGAATCGGCACGTCCACGATCAGGATGCGCTTGGGCCGCTTGAGGGTTTCGGCCCAGTAGGCCAGCTTGCCGAGGTACGGCGTCACACGGTCGACTTGTTCCAAATAAATTTCCCAAGGGCCGAGGTTGTTTTTGTCGAGGTACGAGGGAACGCCGTGAAGGGCGCGGGGGGCCGGGTCGGTGGGCATGGTGGTCATAAGCTCCTTTTCAGTCGCGTCGGTGGTGGGTCAAGTGGAAAAACAAAGAGTAGGGCCGAGGCTAAGCTGTTGGTTACAGCCCGCAGAGCGGCGGCATTGGATCGCCCCGTCTCACGGATACACCCCGCGCAGCACCGCCGCGCCGTGCAACTTGTTGAGGGCCACGGCGTAAGCGGCAGTCCGCAGATCGGGCGTGCCGTGCAACTTGGCAAAAGCCATCACATCCGTCACGGCGGCGGTGATGCGCTTGTCTAAAGCGGCGTAAATTTCGTCTTCTTGCCAAAAAAAGTTGCTGGCGTCTTGCACCCACTCCAAGTAGTTGGTGATCACGCCGCCGATACTGGCAATCAAATCGGGAATCACCACGGTGCCCTGCGATTTCAGGTAGCGCTCAGCTTCCGGCAATACGGCGCGGTTGCTAGCTTCGATGACCAGGGGCGCACGAATGCTGGCGGCGTTGCCGGCGTAAATCGTGCCGTGGTCGTAACACAGCAGCAGCACATCGGCGTTGAGCGCCAAAGCTTCTTCGGTATCGAGGGCGGTGGCAAAGCCCATGACGCTGCCGGTCTCTTCTCTGTGAGCGTCCAGCGCAGCCAGATCAAGGCCCATTGAAGCGTAAGTCGCCCCGCCGGAATCGGCCACCCCGATGATGCGTGCGCCCTGAAGCGCCAAGTACGCGGCGGCTGAGCGGCCCGCGTCGCCGTAG harbors:
- a CDS encoding Glu/Leu/Phe/Val family dehydrogenase, with product MTTMPTDPAPRALHGVPSYLDKNNLGPWEIYLEQVDRVTPYLGKLAYWAETLKRPKRILIVDVPIHLDDGTVAHFEGYRVQHNTSRGPAKGGVRFHQDVTLSEVMALSAWMTVKNAAVNLPYGGGKGGIRIDPRNYSQGELERLTRRYTTEIGLVIGPDKDIPAPDVNTNPQTMAWMMDTYSMNVGRTATGVVTGKPVQLGGSLGRADATGRGVFVTGAQALIKLGMPLEGAKIAVQGFGNVGYAAARIFQDHGAKIVAIQDVSGTIFSAGGLDPYAVQAHLQATGSVLNFEGSDALTKAEFWQVPCDVLIPAALEKQITVDNADQIQARVIVEGANGPTTPAADDILRGRGVTLVPDVLANAGGVTVSYFEWVQDFSSFFWTEDEINARLDRIMAEAFNSLWAVAERHGVTLRTAAYIVACTRVLEARALRGLYP
- a CDS encoding AbrB/MazE/SpoVT family DNA-binding domain-containing protein, which encodes MSRTTMTSKGQITVPHEIRAALKLVQGDQLQIEVVSNGFEARLVRRPTAASLQGILKSEIPYQSQEAERQAVAEALAEKFSKQK
- a CDS encoding PIN domain-containing protein, which gives rise to MSSSQPLEGVLLDANIVLRYLTNEPPEMAGRSRALLERAERGELRLILTPLVLAECVWVLKSFYKLPLVRISGALQQVLELGSVTTQQRPVISAALISMAQHNVDFADAYLAELARAEGLSVASFDQDFSKLSVTLVSI